One segment of Setaria viridis chromosome 4, Setaria_viridis_v4.0, whole genome shotgun sequence DNA contains the following:
- the LOC117852897 gene encoding brefeldin A-inhibited guanine nucleotide-exchange protein 1 isoform X1 translates to MSSEPDAEGAPGGASPAARVLARALDKVIKHSSWRRHAALVAASKSALDLLCSAPAAPEPDEPSAAPASPVPGLPAPTADAALAALLLALDPGSPKVAEPALECVAGLLTLRLLRGDVDAADPSASSPPSPVSRLFAAVLSCVSLGGGGGDDALELAVLRVLVAFALCPAVSVSGDCLGQVVKACYNVYLGSASGGNQLCAKLAIAQVLAIVFARVEADDMDVRVRTVSAADMMDLSDRSLNDSSVVQAAQAFINEAMEGSDVPEEAPPVDAVPIEGEGSGGDGGMSKIREDGLALFKNICKLSMKFGTPESPDDPMLLRGKVLSLELVRMVVDNAGPFWKTNEKYLEAVKQYLCLSLLKNSALSAMSVFQLLCSIFMSLISRFRSGLKEEIGMFFPMLILRVLENVLQPSFLQKMTVLNFVEKICKEPHVIIDIFVNFDCDVDAPNIFERIVNGLLKTALGVPAGSTTTLTVAQDQTFRIESVKCLATIMKSMSAWMDQQLRIGEFSPSNSENLSSVDNQNIHNGEEGSGMDYELQFDTINSDITDSSSLEQRRAYKMELQKGITLFNKKPSKGIDFLIRSKKIGQSPEDVASFLRNTAGLNATMIGDYLGERDDFPLKVMHAYVDALNFESMDFGQAIRFFLQGFRLPGEAQKIDRIMEKFAQCYCKCNPNAFTSADTAYVLAYSVILLNTDAHNPMVKNKMSKADFMRNNRGIDDGKDLPEDYLSALYDQIVNNEIKMSADSSVAQTKQSNSVSRLLGLDNIINFVNWRPAEDKAVGANDLLIKHIQEKFKAKRGKLESTFYVIADATILRSMMESCWAPMMAAFSVLLDQCDDKASTSQCLKGLRFSVHITSVMCMQTQRDAFLTSIAKFTSLHSAADMKQKNVDAMKVRGHTKHIHLCNLKVTDNLLLSSLFLVNVDAMKAIISIAIEDGNYLQEAWEHVLTCLSRFEHLHLLGEGVPTDASFLTVPLIESEDKTQKSTSVISSKKTNALQNPAVMAAVRGGTYDSTVAKTSVSALVTPEQINNFLSNINLLDQIGIVELNHIFAHSQRLNGDAIVAFVKALCKVSMTELQSPMDPRIFCLTKIVEIAHYNMNRIRLVWSRIWKVLSDFFVSVGLLENLSVSIFVMDSLRQLAMKFLEREELANYNFQNEFLRPFVVVMQRSKAPEVRELIVRCVSQMVLSRVHNIKSGWKGVFMVFTFAAADDTRSTVLLAFETVEKIIRDYFHHVTETETTTFTDCVTCLIAFTSSQFNSDANLNAIAFLRFCAVRLAEEGFVRQDRGAEQPMNSDMSGGNATVHKDGYVSLWVPLLAGLAKLTTDPRLTIKKGAVGVLFDTLKDHGHLFSQAIWTDIFERIVYPLFNSEMPIPNDQISTSNLPDLETQTLAMKCLVGLFVNFFDVIRPEFARTASIVTNFVRSPYKHCATTGVSAIMRLTEGLGNKLSEEEWKEILVCFKESVTHTFVIFSKIVRMMQDIEISDRLDSYSETEQYLDHEMYSNDEEEANMETASYAIVKLKNHMALLLVVIQSIIKLYEEHRKYLCAEHMSILLEMVSAIATHSSEVSSESSLQMKFHKACSLLEVSEPAIVHFENESFQSYLKLLQALQHDDPSLSEEMNIESQVLNTCKKILRTYLKCAGHEPCDQSSQRNPPLNCAVPLSTTKKEELAARTLLVLQVMKLLGDLERDSFGRILPFFFPLLVDLIRCEHSSGEVQLALYNIFQSVIGPMIRV, encoded by the exons ATGTCGTCGGAGCCCGACGCCGAGGGCGCCCCGGGCGGCgcctccccggccgcccgcgtgctcgcccgcgcgctcgaCAAGGTCATCAAGCACTCCTCCTGGCGCCGGCACGCCGCGCTCGTGGCCGCTTCCAAGTCCGCGCTCGACCTCCTctgctccgcccccgccgcgcccgaGCCCGACGAGCCCTCGGCGGCTCCGGCCTCCCCCGTCCCAGGCCTCCCCGCGcccaccgccgacgccgccctcgccgcgctgctgctcgcGCTCGACCCGGGGTCCCCGAAGGTGGCCGAGCCGGCGCTCGAGTGCGTCGCGGGGCTCCtcaccctccgcctcctccgcggcgacgtcgacgccgcggacccctccgcctcctcgccgccctccccgGTCTCCAGGCTCTTCGCGGCCGTGCTCTCCTGCGTctcgctcggcggcggcggcggcgacgacgctcTCGAGCTCGCCGTGCTGCGCGTGCTCGTCGCCTTCGCGCTGTGCCCGGCCGTCTCCGTCAGCGGGGACTGCCTGGGCCAGGTGGTCAAGGCGTGCTACAACGTCTACCTCGGGAGCGCCAGCGGCGGGAACCAGCTCTGCGCCAAGCTCGCCATCGCGCAGGTGCTGGCCATCGTGTTCGCGCGCGTTGAGGCCGATGACATGGACGTGCGCGTGCGCACCGTCTCCGCCGCGGACATGATGGACCTCTCCGACCGCAGCCTCAACGACTCCAGCGTCGtgcaggcggcgcaggcgttCATAAACGAGGCCATGGAGGGGAGCGACGTGCCGGAGGAGGCACCCCCTGTGGATGCAGTGCCAATCGAAGGGGAAGGCAGTGGGGGGGATGGTGGAATGAGCAAGATCAGGGAGGACGGCCTGGCTTTGTTCAAGAACATCTGCAAGTTGTCAATGAAGTTTGGTACGCCTGAGAGCCCCGATGATCCAATGTTATTGCGGGGGAAGGTTTTGTCACTCGAGCTGGTTAGGATGGTTGTTGACAATGCAGGGCCGTTCTGGAAGACAAATGAAAA GTATCTTGAAGCAGTTAAGCAGTACCTTTGCTTATCATTGTTGAAGAACAGTGCCTTGTCTGCAATGAGTGTCTTTCAGTTATTGTGTTCCATTTTTATGAGTCTAATATCAAGGTTTAGATCTGGTTTGAAAGAGGAAATTGGAATGTTTTTTCCTATGCTTATCTTAAGAGTTCTTGAAAATGTCCTCCAGCCTAGTTTTTTGCAGAAGATGACAGTTCTAAACTTTGTGGAGAAGATATGTAAAGAACCTCATGTTATTATTGATATCTTTGTGAACTTTGATTGTGATGTTGATGCACCAAATATTTTTGAAAG GATTGTCAATGGACTACTAAAGACTGCTTTAGGTGTCCCCGCTGGATCTACAACAACGTTAACTGTTGCACAAGACCAAACATTTAGGATTGAGTCTGTCAAGTGCCTTGCAACTATTATGAAGTCGATGAGCGCATGGATGGACCAACAACTGCGAATTGGTGAATTTTCTCCCAGCAATTCTGAAAATCTAAGTTCAGTGGACAATCAAAATATCCATAATGGAGAAGAAGGGAGTGGAATGGATTATGAACTGCAGTTTGACACTATTAACTCGGACATAACTGACTCTTCCTCACTTGAGCAGCGCCGTGCTTACAAGATGGAACTTCAG AAAGGAATCACCTTGTTCAATAAAAAACCTTCCAAAGGTATTGATTTTCTCATTCGGAGCAAGAAAATAGGCCAATCTCCAGAAGATGTGGCTTCTTTCTTGAGAAATACTGCTGGTTTAAATGCAACAATGATAGGCGACTATTTGGGTGAAAGGGATGACTTTCCCCTCAAAGTTATGCATGCTTATGTGGATGCATTAAACTTTGAAAGCATGGACTTTGGTCAGGCAATTAGGTTCTTCTTGCAAGGTTTCAGATTACCAGGAGAAGCTCAAAAAATTGATCGGATCATGGAGAAATTTGCTCAATGCTACTGTAAATGCAATCCAAATGCTTTTACTAGTGCAGATACGGCATATGTTCTTGCTTATTCTGTGATCTTGCTAAACACTGATGCTCATAATCCAATGGTGAAGAACAAG ATGTCTAAGGCAGATTTTATGCGCAACAACAGAGGAATAGATGATGGAAAGGATTTGCCAGAAGATTATCTGAGTGCGCTTTATGATCAGATTGTCAACAATGAAATCAAAATGAGTGCTGATTCCTCAGTTGCACAAACCAAGCAATCCAATAGCGTAAGTAGGCTTCTAGGCTTAGACAATATTATCAATTTTGTCAACTGGAGACCGGCGGAAGACAAGGCAGTAGGAGCTAATGACTTGCTCATTAAGCACATCCAGGAAAAATTCAAAGCAAAGCGCGGCAAATTAGA GTCCACATTTTATGTTATTGCTGATGCAACCATTTTAAGATCCATGATGGAGTCCTGTTGGGCTCCTATGATGGCTGCATTCAGTGTCCTCCTTGATCAGTGTGACGATAAGGCTTCCACATCACAGTGTTTAAAGGGATTAAGATTTTCCGTTCATATCACTTCTGTTATGTGCATGCAGACACAGAGGGATGCTTTCTTAACTTCCATAGCTAAATTCACATCCCTCCATTCTGCTGCAGACATGAAGCAAAAAAATGTTGATGCTATGAAGGTAAGAGGCCACACAAAGCATATTCACTTGTGTAATTTAAAGGTTACTGATAATTTGTTGCTGAGCAGTCTGTTTTTAGTAAATGTTGATGCTATGAAG GCTATAATATCTATCGCAATCGAAGATGGCAATTACTTGCAAGAAGCTTGGGAGCATGTCTTAACTTGTTTATCACGGTTTGAGCATTTACATCTGCTTGGAGAAGGGGTTCCCACTGATGCTTCATTTCTGACAGTTCCTCTGATTGAGTCAGAAGATAAAACTCAGAAGTCTACTTCTGTTATATCTTCCAAGAAAACCAATGCTCTTCAGAATCCTGCTGTAATGGCTGCTGTTAGAGGGGGTACTTATGACAGCACAGTGGCAAAAACCAGTGTGTCAGCACTGGTCACTCCTGAACAGATCAATAATTTCCTATCGAACATAAATTTGTTGGATCAGATTGGCATTGTTGAGTTAAATCATATCTTTGCCCATAGCCAAAGATTAAATGGTGATGCAATTGTTGCTTTTGTGAAGGCTCTTTGTAAGGTCTCAATGACTGAGCTGCAGTCTCCAATGGACCCTCGTATCTTCTGCCTTACAAAAATAGTAGAGATCGC GCACTACAATATGAACCGCATACGTCTGGTGTGGTCTCGTATTTGGAAAGTTTTGTCAGACTTTTTTGTGTCTGTTGGGTTGTTGGAAAATCTTTCTGTCTCTATATTTGTGATGGACTCTCTGAGGCAGCTGGCCATGAAGTTTCTAGAAAGGGAGGAACTGGCGAACTATAACTTTCAAAATGAATTCCTTAGACCTTTTGTGGTTGTTATGCAGAGGAGTAAAGCTCCAGAAGTACGGGAGCTTATTGTTAGGTGTGTCTCACAGATGGTTCTGAGTCGGGTGCATAACATAAAGTCTGGGTGGAAAGGTGTTTTTATG GTTTTTACTTTTGCCGCCGCTGATGATACAAGAAGTACAGTTCTATTGGCATTTGAGACTGTGGAAAAAATTATTCGAGATTATTTTCATCACGTAACTGAAACAGAGACAACAACATTTACTGATTGTGTTACTTGTCTTATTGCATTTACGAGTAGCCAGTTTAACAGTGATGCCAATCTCAATGCTATTGCGTTTCTTCGATTCTGTGCTGTTAGACTTGCTGAGGAAGGATTTGTGCGTCAAGATAGGGGTGCTGAACAACCCATGAATTCAGACATGTCGGGTGGAAATGCCACTGTGCACAAAGATGGTTATGTTTCCCTCTGGGTGCCTCTCCTTGCGG GTTTAGCCAAATTGACGACTGATCCGAGACTGACTATCAAGAAAGGTGCTGTAGGAGTACTTTTTGACACTTTAAAGGATCATGGGCACTTGTTTTCACAGGCAATTTGGACCGATATCTTTGAGCGTATTGTTTATCCTCTATTTAACAGTGAAATGCCCATACCTAATGATCAGATTTCAACATCCAATTTACCTGATCTTGAAACACAAACGCTGGCAATGAAATGCTTGGTGGGTTTGTTTGTTAATTTCTTTGATGTGATACGGCCAGAATTTGCTAGAACTGCATCCATTGTCACAAATTTTGTCAGAAGTCCCTACAAGCATTGTGCTACCACTGGTGTGTCTGCAATTATGCGTTTAACAGAGGGGCTTGGTAACAAACTTTCTGAGGAGGAATGGAAAGAGATATTGGTCTGCTTCAAAGAATCAGTGACACATACCTTTGtcatattttctaaaattgTAAGGATGATGCAAGATATTGAAATCTCAGATAGACTTGATTCTTATTCAGAAACCGAGCAATATTTGGATCATGAAATGTACAGTAATGATGAAGAGGAAGCTAATATGGAGACGGCTTCCTATGCTATTGTCAAACTGAAGAATCATATGGCCCTACTTCTTGTAGTGATTCAG AGCATTATTAAATTATATGAGGAGCACCGAAAATATCTTTGTGCTGAGCATATGAGCATTCTTTTGGAGATGGTGTCAGCTATCGCGACACATTCAAGTGAAGTGAGCTCTGAATCTTCCTTGCAGATGAAATTTCATAAAGCATGTTCCCTTTTGGAGGTATCTGAGCCAGCCATTGTCCATTTCGAAAATGAATCCTTCCAGAGTTACCTCAAACTTCTACAAGCTCTGCAACATGACGATCCATCCCTGTCGGAAGAAATGAACATAGAATCACAAGTACTTAATACCTGCAAGAAAATACTGCGAACTTATCTGAAGTGTGCAGGACACGAACCATGTGATCAATCGTCTCAAAGAAATCCACCTTTAAATTGTGCAGTGCCACTGAGCACTACTAAGAAAGAGGAACTGGCCGCCAGGACTTTGCTGGTCCTTCAAGTCATGAAATTGCTGGGCGATCTGGAGAGGGACTCTTTTGGCAGAATATTGCCCTTCTTTTTCCCATTGTTAGTTGATCTGATCCGCTGTGAGCATAGCTCAGGAGAAGTTCAACTCGCGCTGTACAATATCTTCCAATCAGTTATAGGCCCTATGATACGAGTATGA
- the LOC117852897 gene encoding brefeldin A-inhibited guanine nucleotide-exchange protein 1 isoform X2, with translation MSSEPDAEGAPGGASPAARVLARALDKVIKHSSWRRHAALVAASKSALDLLCSAPAAPEPDEPSAAPASPVPGLPAPTADAALAALLLALDPGSPKVAEPALECVAGLLTLRLLRGDVDAADPSASSPPSPVSRLFAAVLSCVSLGGGGGDDALELAVLRVLVAFALCPAVSVSGDCLGQVVKACYNVYLGSASGGNQLCAKLAIAQVLAIVFARVEADDMDVRVRTVSAADMMDLSDRSLNDSSVVQAAQAFINEAMEGSDVPEEAPPVDAVPIEGEGSGGDGGMSKIREDGLALFKNICKLSMKFGTPESPDDPMLLRGKVLSLELVRMVVDNAGPFWKTNEKYLEAVKQYLCLSLLKNSALSAMSVFQLLCSIFMSLISRFRSGLKEEIGMFFPMLILRVLENVLQPSFLQKMTVLNFVEKICKEPHVIIDIFVNFDCDVDAPNIFERIVNGLLKTALGVPAGSTTTLTVAQDQTFRIESVKCLATIMKSMSAWMDQQLRIGEFSPSNSENLSSVDNQNIHNGEEGSGMDYELQFDTINSDITDSSSLEQRRAYKMELQKGITLFNKKPSKGIDFLIRSKKIGQSPEDVASFLRNTAGLNATMIGDYLGERDDFPLKVMHAYVDALNFESMDFGQAIRFFLQGFRLPGEAQKIDRIMEKFAQCYCKCNPNAFTSADTAYVLAYSVILLNTDAHNPMVKNKMSKADFMRNNRGIDDGKDLPEDYLSALYDQIVNNEIKMSADSSVAQTKQSNSVSRLLGLDNIINFVNWRPAEDKAVGANDLLIKHIQEKFKAKRGKLESTFYVIADATILRSMMESCWAPMMAAFSVLLDQCDDKASTSQCLKGLRFSVHITSVMCMQTQRDAFLTSIAKFTSLHSAADMKQKNVDAMKAIISIAIEDGNYLQEAWEHVLTCLSRFEHLHLLGEGVPTDASFLTVPLIESEDKTQKSTSVISSKKTNALQNPAVMAAVRGGTYDSTVAKTSVSALVTPEQINNFLSNINLLDQIGIVELNHIFAHSQRLNGDAIVAFVKALCKVSMTELQSPMDPRIFCLTKIVEIAHYNMNRIRLVWSRIWKVLSDFFVSVGLLENLSVSIFVMDSLRQLAMKFLEREELANYNFQNEFLRPFVVVMQRSKAPEVRELIVRCVSQMVLSRVHNIKSGWKGVFMVFTFAAADDTRSTVLLAFETVEKIIRDYFHHVTETETTTFTDCVTCLIAFTSSQFNSDANLNAIAFLRFCAVRLAEEGFVRQDRGAEQPMNSDMSGGNATVHKDGYVSLWVPLLAGLAKLTTDPRLTIKKGAVGVLFDTLKDHGHLFSQAIWTDIFERIVYPLFNSEMPIPNDQISTSNLPDLETQTLAMKCLVGLFVNFFDVIRPEFARTASIVTNFVRSPYKHCATTGVSAIMRLTEGLGNKLSEEEWKEILVCFKESVTHTFVIFSKIVRMMQDIEISDRLDSYSETEQYLDHEMYSNDEEEANMETASYAIVKLKNHMALLLVVIQSIIKLYEEHRKYLCAEHMSILLEMVSAIATHSSEVSSESSLQMKFHKACSLLEVSEPAIVHFENESFQSYLKLLQALQHDDPSLSEEMNIESQVLNTCKKILRTYLKCAGHEPCDQSSQRNPPLNCAVPLSTTKKEELAARTLLVLQVMKLLGDLERDSFGRILPFFFPLLVDLIRCEHSSGEVQLALYNIFQSVIGPMIRV, from the exons ATGTCGTCGGAGCCCGACGCCGAGGGCGCCCCGGGCGGCgcctccccggccgcccgcgtgctcgcccgcgcgctcgaCAAGGTCATCAAGCACTCCTCCTGGCGCCGGCACGCCGCGCTCGTGGCCGCTTCCAAGTCCGCGCTCGACCTCCTctgctccgcccccgccgcgcccgaGCCCGACGAGCCCTCGGCGGCTCCGGCCTCCCCCGTCCCAGGCCTCCCCGCGcccaccgccgacgccgccctcgccgcgctgctgctcgcGCTCGACCCGGGGTCCCCGAAGGTGGCCGAGCCGGCGCTCGAGTGCGTCGCGGGGCTCCtcaccctccgcctcctccgcggcgacgtcgacgccgcggacccctccgcctcctcgccgccctccccgGTCTCCAGGCTCTTCGCGGCCGTGCTCTCCTGCGTctcgctcggcggcggcggcggcgacgacgctcTCGAGCTCGCCGTGCTGCGCGTGCTCGTCGCCTTCGCGCTGTGCCCGGCCGTCTCCGTCAGCGGGGACTGCCTGGGCCAGGTGGTCAAGGCGTGCTACAACGTCTACCTCGGGAGCGCCAGCGGCGGGAACCAGCTCTGCGCCAAGCTCGCCATCGCGCAGGTGCTGGCCATCGTGTTCGCGCGCGTTGAGGCCGATGACATGGACGTGCGCGTGCGCACCGTCTCCGCCGCGGACATGATGGACCTCTCCGACCGCAGCCTCAACGACTCCAGCGTCGtgcaggcggcgcaggcgttCATAAACGAGGCCATGGAGGGGAGCGACGTGCCGGAGGAGGCACCCCCTGTGGATGCAGTGCCAATCGAAGGGGAAGGCAGTGGGGGGGATGGTGGAATGAGCAAGATCAGGGAGGACGGCCTGGCTTTGTTCAAGAACATCTGCAAGTTGTCAATGAAGTTTGGTACGCCTGAGAGCCCCGATGATCCAATGTTATTGCGGGGGAAGGTTTTGTCACTCGAGCTGGTTAGGATGGTTGTTGACAATGCAGGGCCGTTCTGGAAGACAAATGAAAA GTATCTTGAAGCAGTTAAGCAGTACCTTTGCTTATCATTGTTGAAGAACAGTGCCTTGTCTGCAATGAGTGTCTTTCAGTTATTGTGTTCCATTTTTATGAGTCTAATATCAAGGTTTAGATCTGGTTTGAAAGAGGAAATTGGAATGTTTTTTCCTATGCTTATCTTAAGAGTTCTTGAAAATGTCCTCCAGCCTAGTTTTTTGCAGAAGATGACAGTTCTAAACTTTGTGGAGAAGATATGTAAAGAACCTCATGTTATTATTGATATCTTTGTGAACTTTGATTGTGATGTTGATGCACCAAATATTTTTGAAAG GATTGTCAATGGACTACTAAAGACTGCTTTAGGTGTCCCCGCTGGATCTACAACAACGTTAACTGTTGCACAAGACCAAACATTTAGGATTGAGTCTGTCAAGTGCCTTGCAACTATTATGAAGTCGATGAGCGCATGGATGGACCAACAACTGCGAATTGGTGAATTTTCTCCCAGCAATTCTGAAAATCTAAGTTCAGTGGACAATCAAAATATCCATAATGGAGAAGAAGGGAGTGGAATGGATTATGAACTGCAGTTTGACACTATTAACTCGGACATAACTGACTCTTCCTCACTTGAGCAGCGCCGTGCTTACAAGATGGAACTTCAG AAAGGAATCACCTTGTTCAATAAAAAACCTTCCAAAGGTATTGATTTTCTCATTCGGAGCAAGAAAATAGGCCAATCTCCAGAAGATGTGGCTTCTTTCTTGAGAAATACTGCTGGTTTAAATGCAACAATGATAGGCGACTATTTGGGTGAAAGGGATGACTTTCCCCTCAAAGTTATGCATGCTTATGTGGATGCATTAAACTTTGAAAGCATGGACTTTGGTCAGGCAATTAGGTTCTTCTTGCAAGGTTTCAGATTACCAGGAGAAGCTCAAAAAATTGATCGGATCATGGAGAAATTTGCTCAATGCTACTGTAAATGCAATCCAAATGCTTTTACTAGTGCAGATACGGCATATGTTCTTGCTTATTCTGTGATCTTGCTAAACACTGATGCTCATAATCCAATGGTGAAGAACAAG ATGTCTAAGGCAGATTTTATGCGCAACAACAGAGGAATAGATGATGGAAAGGATTTGCCAGAAGATTATCTGAGTGCGCTTTATGATCAGATTGTCAACAATGAAATCAAAATGAGTGCTGATTCCTCAGTTGCACAAACCAAGCAATCCAATAGCGTAAGTAGGCTTCTAGGCTTAGACAATATTATCAATTTTGTCAACTGGAGACCGGCGGAAGACAAGGCAGTAGGAGCTAATGACTTGCTCATTAAGCACATCCAGGAAAAATTCAAAGCAAAGCGCGGCAAATTAGA GTCCACATTTTATGTTATTGCTGATGCAACCATTTTAAGATCCATGATGGAGTCCTGTTGGGCTCCTATGATGGCTGCATTCAGTGTCCTCCTTGATCAGTGTGACGATAAGGCTTCCACATCACAGTGTTTAAAGGGATTAAGATTTTCCGTTCATATCACTTCTGTTATGTGCATGCAGACACAGAGGGATGCTTTCTTAACTTCCATAGCTAAATTCACATCCCTCCATTCTGCTGCAGACATGAAGCAAAAAAATGTTGATGCTATGAAG GCTATAATATCTATCGCAATCGAAGATGGCAATTACTTGCAAGAAGCTTGGGAGCATGTCTTAACTTGTTTATCACGGTTTGAGCATTTACATCTGCTTGGAGAAGGGGTTCCCACTGATGCTTCATTTCTGACAGTTCCTCTGATTGAGTCAGAAGATAAAACTCAGAAGTCTACTTCTGTTATATCTTCCAAGAAAACCAATGCTCTTCAGAATCCTGCTGTAATGGCTGCTGTTAGAGGGGGTACTTATGACAGCACAGTGGCAAAAACCAGTGTGTCAGCACTGGTCACTCCTGAACAGATCAATAATTTCCTATCGAACATAAATTTGTTGGATCAGATTGGCATTGTTGAGTTAAATCATATCTTTGCCCATAGCCAAAGATTAAATGGTGATGCAATTGTTGCTTTTGTGAAGGCTCTTTGTAAGGTCTCAATGACTGAGCTGCAGTCTCCAATGGACCCTCGTATCTTCTGCCTTACAAAAATAGTAGAGATCGC GCACTACAATATGAACCGCATACGTCTGGTGTGGTCTCGTATTTGGAAAGTTTTGTCAGACTTTTTTGTGTCTGTTGGGTTGTTGGAAAATCTTTCTGTCTCTATATTTGTGATGGACTCTCTGAGGCAGCTGGCCATGAAGTTTCTAGAAAGGGAGGAACTGGCGAACTATAACTTTCAAAATGAATTCCTTAGACCTTTTGTGGTTGTTATGCAGAGGAGTAAAGCTCCAGAAGTACGGGAGCTTATTGTTAGGTGTGTCTCACAGATGGTTCTGAGTCGGGTGCATAACATAAAGTCTGGGTGGAAAGGTGTTTTTATG GTTTTTACTTTTGCCGCCGCTGATGATACAAGAAGTACAGTTCTATTGGCATTTGAGACTGTGGAAAAAATTATTCGAGATTATTTTCATCACGTAACTGAAACAGAGACAACAACATTTACTGATTGTGTTACTTGTCTTATTGCATTTACGAGTAGCCAGTTTAACAGTGATGCCAATCTCAATGCTATTGCGTTTCTTCGATTCTGTGCTGTTAGACTTGCTGAGGAAGGATTTGTGCGTCAAGATAGGGGTGCTGAACAACCCATGAATTCAGACATGTCGGGTGGAAATGCCACTGTGCACAAAGATGGTTATGTTTCCCTCTGGGTGCCTCTCCTTGCGG GTTTAGCCAAATTGACGACTGATCCGAGACTGACTATCAAGAAAGGTGCTGTAGGAGTACTTTTTGACACTTTAAAGGATCATGGGCACTTGTTTTCACAGGCAATTTGGACCGATATCTTTGAGCGTATTGTTTATCCTCTATTTAACAGTGAAATGCCCATACCTAATGATCAGATTTCAACATCCAATTTACCTGATCTTGAAACACAAACGCTGGCAATGAAATGCTTGGTGGGTTTGTTTGTTAATTTCTTTGATGTGATACGGCCAGAATTTGCTAGAACTGCATCCATTGTCACAAATTTTGTCAGAAGTCCCTACAAGCATTGTGCTACCACTGGTGTGTCTGCAATTATGCGTTTAACAGAGGGGCTTGGTAACAAACTTTCTGAGGAGGAATGGAAAGAGATATTGGTCTGCTTCAAAGAATCAGTGACACATACCTTTGtcatattttctaaaattgTAAGGATGATGCAAGATATTGAAATCTCAGATAGACTTGATTCTTATTCAGAAACCGAGCAATATTTGGATCATGAAATGTACAGTAATGATGAAGAGGAAGCTAATATGGAGACGGCTTCCTATGCTATTGTCAAACTGAAGAATCATATGGCCCTACTTCTTGTAGTGATTCAG AGCATTATTAAATTATATGAGGAGCACCGAAAATATCTTTGTGCTGAGCATATGAGCATTCTTTTGGAGATGGTGTCAGCTATCGCGACACATTCAAGTGAAGTGAGCTCTGAATCTTCCTTGCAGATGAAATTTCATAAAGCATGTTCCCTTTTGGAGGTATCTGAGCCAGCCATTGTCCATTTCGAAAATGAATCCTTCCAGAGTTACCTCAAACTTCTACAAGCTCTGCAACATGACGATCCATCCCTGTCGGAAGAAATGAACATAGAATCACAAGTACTTAATACCTGCAAGAAAATACTGCGAACTTATCTGAAGTGTGCAGGACACGAACCATGTGATCAATCGTCTCAAAGAAATCCACCTTTAAATTGTGCAGTGCCACTGAGCACTACTAAGAAAGAGGAACTGGCCGCCAGGACTTTGCTGGTCCTTCAAGTCATGAAATTGCTGGGCGATCTGGAGAGGGACTCTTTTGGCAGAATATTGCCCTTCTTTTTCCCATTGTTAGTTGATCTGATCCGCTGTGAGCATAGCTCAGGAGAAGTTCAACTCGCGCTGTACAATATCTTCCAATCAGTTATAGGCCCTATGATACGAGTATGA